GAGAAATTTACTCAAATTCTTTTCAGAAGCTCGCAAATTGAATTAGTATCGGGCCTTGATCTGTGAGGATTCAGGTGATGGTGCACCGCTTAGAATTCCGGCATCTCCATGTCGACGGTGTTCATCATCATCTTGTAAAGAAAGTTCCCCTCTCCCTTATTCATCGTCACTGATTTCTCCCCTCGGACGCCCTCTTCCCCACTCCCACTCGTTGTTCTTCTCTTCCCCGCAATTTCCCGGGCCGACGGCGACGGGGCCGGGGGCGGGGCGCATAAAGCAAAGGGCAACTGCCTACTGgcactggattagcgtcgattaatTCCTCTTTTGTTCTTGGTAAGGAAACCCTAGCTTGACGGACGAACTGTTCTAGGGTGTTGATTTGTTTTTGGGATTCTTTCCTTGCTGTGGCGGTGAGCAATCAGAATCAAAACCTGAATCTTTCTTTCGTTTCCCGTCCAGCTAATCGCCGATTGATTGCTGCTTTGTGCCATACTAATAATTATTCTGTTCCATGGTCCGATTAGGTTCCTCTACTTCCGCGCGCAAGATCGGTCCGAGGCGCGGCGGCTAATCCCGTCGGAAAATCGAGGGTCCAACTGAAGCCGATATGCCCAACGTCAAGTCCGCCGCTGGTGCCGGTGCCATCCCTGCCGGATCCTccgtcggcgacggcgaggtggaggCAGGGTTCGCCAAGCTGCAGGGTGAGGATTTCGAGTACTACATGCAGACCTACTCCATCATGCTGGGCCGCAACAGCAAGAAATCCACGGTGGATGTGGATCTCTCCAGCCTTGGTGGGGGGATGAACATCTCGCGCCACCACGCGCGGATATTCTACGACTTCCAGCGCCGCCGCTTCGCGCTGGATGTCATCGGCAAGAACGGCTGCCTGGTTGAGGGTGTCCTGCACCTCCCTGGGAACCCTCCTGTTAAGCTTGACTCGCAGGACCTCCTTCAGATTGGAGACAAGAAGTTTTATTTCCTCTTGCCCACGAGGTCTATCTTTGCCTCGTTCGCTGCTCGGCAAGCCCCTGTTATTCCTCCGCAGATCCCGCCGCTAGCTTATGCGCGGCCAGGGCACCCTCGTGTGCCCGATTTCCATGACCGCTTCTCTGAAGGTGATTATGGCCGGGACAGTGATGACATTGGGAATGGTGTTGGGGAAGGTGGAATGAAGGGCAAGCTGAAGAGAACCAAGAAGTCTCCCGGAGATTTGGACATCTATGGTGGGCACAGAATCAATGTTGAAGCAATAGGAACATTGGGTGAAGGTGATACATTATCCTTGCTCATCGTCTTGTTTTTCTTCTAAAAGATATGCAGAGTTGATGATGATTTTGCACTCAAATTTAGCTGTACCTTTTCATGTGGTTATAGTAATATAATGATTAAAGATGATATGCCAACGTTCATATTAGAGACAGATATACACATTATAACGTAAATGTACTGTTACGGGAACTATCTATCTGTATAATTCTCTTATGGAACTCTGACTAGACGTTTACTGTAGGTCAGCATACATTATTAGTTGCTGTTGCAAGTTTTATTATGTAAGAGCATTATGCTTTATTTATCATGATGTGTAAACATAACTGCATCTCCTATGTTGTTACCTTTAAGAGAAAAGGTAGCAGAGATGCAGTTATATTTGCACATCAAAAGATACACATCCAGATGCTTCAATCTGAATGTCTTGATGTTTTCCATTCTTATTGTCTAGAGATAAATTAAAGTACATTATCTAGGCTATTTCTATCACTGTAGCAGCTGACATACTGTCAAGAACTATGAataaattgtactccctccgttccatgatATAGGTCTAGAAGCTGTTGGTGAACTTTGTTCCTGTTTGCAGTTCTGGACCTCGATTCCAAAGCTGTTACTGCATTCTGTTTATTTCAGCTTATTCCATTGAAAGACCAAAATCATTACCTTTTAACATGTGAGGAAGTATTTGTTTGATCTGAACTGAACTGACTTCTTTTTTTGCAGACAACAGATCAGAAATAAGATCAAGGGGTGACAAGGATGTGGACAACCAGCACCTTCAAACGGAAGAGAAGGAAGTCGTGTCATCTGTTGCGACTGTGTTATCTGACCTCTGTGGCCCCGGAGAATGGATGCCTATGAAAACACTCCATACAGAGGTTTGTCATGGAAAAACACACATATTTCGTATCTCACTTCTATGTTTAAGCTAAGGTATGCTATATTACCCCAAATTAGTCCAACCCGTCTTGTGTGAAACAACTGGATCTAACTCTGGCTTGGAAATTTTAAATGCACAGAAAGTAGCTTACTCTTTTGATACATTAAAGGGGCAAGGCGGTATCATCTCAGTTTAATTTTTTGAAATAGAATATCATTACAACTGACGACATTAACAAATGACTTATTGATTCAAAAGGATAATAACCTAAACTGCATTCTGAGAATATCATCTAGGGATAGAAGTCAGGTGCTAGCATCCCTGCCTgtctaatactccctccattcactatTATAaaatgttctaacttttttctgaatTAGATGTATATGGAcgcattttagtgtgtttgttcactcatttcagtccgctGTAGTCCatgttgaaatatccaaaacatcttataatagtgaacgaAGGGAGTAGCTTAGTTGTATCCCGTAGGTGTATGTACAATAGCTTATCAAAACAACCATATAAATTCATGAAGGCACCAGTTGTAGGCGCATAGGCTATAATAGGGCTTTTAGCATGTTAATGCATGACTCTGCCTGGTACCATCCCTCATTTGTCAGTTGTCACTCTGAACATGTTTTGCACTGAATGTTGTCGCTTGGGATTTGTGGAGCTGTGACTCGCGGCAGAAGATTTTGTACTGATACTTACATAGTCTTGTACAAGTAATGGGAAAGACTTGCAAGTATATCTTGTTATAGCTATCTTAAATTTTTCACTGTTAAATTTATTAATACTAGTGCTACATACTGGGATGTCCTTTCTATTCTGGTTCAGGTCACAACATTATCATGATTACTGATGTTGTTCTGCTTACCACCGGCTGCCAATTCAGAACCCCCTTGTTTTAGTTTCCCTTTTCTGATGATCTCCTTTTTCTTCACTCACCCAGCCATGTAAAAGCTTAGCAAACTGTTACAGTTACAATCAGTGTTTGCAATCTCTTAACCGTTTGTTTGGCTACTCGCAGCTTATGGACCAGTTTGGCAATGTGTGGCACCACAGCAGGGTGCGGAAGTACCTGACGGCGGATGACTGGTCGGTGATAGAAGCCAAGGGGAGGCCATGGTACGGGCTGCTGGGGCTGCTCAGGAAGTACCCGGAGCACTTCGTCATCAACACGAAATCCAAGGGCAGGGCGATCTCGGAGTTCGTCTCGCTGGTTTCCTTGCTCTCCTGACCAGCGAGGTGAGGCTGTCCCCAAAGCTTTGCTTGGGTATTGTTCTGCATCCTTGCCGTCGCCGTCAGTCGGTCGGTTCGTTCATGTCTGGAAGGTCGAGTGGCGTCCTGATTTGCCTCTGCAGTTTTGCATCAGTTAAATGAACTTTGCTGTAATGTACTGTACACCTGGCTGGTTTCCTCCGTGTTTTTTACCTGTAGCTCTAGTGTGGAGAATGTTATGCGGAAACAGGACTTTTAAGTAGTTTGCAGTTCGCTCCTCTTCAGGTTTAATGTTGCCTCTTTGAACTACAGAACTTAGGGCGTCCTGAATCCTGATCGCGTGACATGGCGGCCGGCGGCAGCGACACTGATGCTGGGACCGTGGCGCCATTGTTCCCAGCAGCAGCCGTGTGGCACGCAGCCCTGTTATTTGCCGTGCCTAGCATGCTGGTCCATTGTTGTTGTGTTTTTTTCCTGAGACAAGTGGTGGTTTTTGGTGGGAGCGAAAGGCAAACTCGTGCTGTCGGGCATGGGCCGTGGGAGTGGAGGCCATCTGGTACACCCCAGGCCCAGGAGGCAGCCTCTTGATGCAAAAAACCTATTCTTTCAAGGAAAAGACCTTTATAATTCAGTGTAGTTCTTCACTGACTATTCTAGTGTAGTTTGACTCAAGTATACGTTTTCTGACGTCTCAGATTGCATGCATTTCTTAAACAGTATTGCACACTACTAACTAAAAAACTAGTACTTTATTGACAGGAAGTTAATCTTTaccttatatatacatatatatatatatatatatatatatatatactaataaagcggctatcgcttctggtcgtccgtcattaaaATTACCCTTTAAGTTTgtaaaaattacccaccaatgccattcATAAGTGGGAAAACGATTCAAGTTTTCGGACCAAAAATTACCGCCTCTTTCGTGGTCATATACGGGCGCGACAAGAATAAGTTACAGAATGATAAGCAGCAGAGTGGTTGGTTGATCTCTCCTGTAGCAATGGTGCCAGGGTTCAAATCCCATGTGCAGGGCTTTACTCCCCTGTTTTTTTCATTTtacttttttgtcttttcttttctcattttgttATAATATTCTAAAAGTTGCGAGTTTTCAAAAAaagtttgagaaatcataaaaacaTATGTGAAATCAAAAATGTTTAGAAAATCATAAAATTCTTGCAGATtcaaatttttttggtgtttttgtAAAACTGTTCACAAAATTATAAAAAATCACAATTTGGAAAAAATGGTCgggaaataaaatcatgttcatgattttgaaaaaatgatcgtgtattcaaaacatatttgggaatctgaaaaaaatgtccattcacaaataaaaataaaaattgtttttaaaattttgttccccaatttttttaaaaaagttcgtcgattcaaaaaatgtttgttgagTCAAAAAAGTTAATGAATTCGAAACCGATTCATACATTTCAAAAAATTGTAAACAAaactaatgttcatgatttttttttgagaaaatcaaaaatttcaaaacaaaattgtcgattcaaaaaattgttcactaattcaaaagtattttatgtctaggACGAAAGTCTTTATATATCTTGGCGTTGGGAGTAGTTCGTGGTCAATGAGatttgtttttaaagttttaaacgttCCCTTGCGCAACATAATGATAAGTGTGGCATGCACCGGCAAATTCATAGCCTTGGGATTTACCGCGGAATGCATTGTGATCATGTGGACATCGCGACTATCATCGTCTAGGgtgagaaaaataaataaatggcaACATGGTGAGCCACTATGTTAAAATAGAGTATGCTCATATATCAGGatattgagtcatacttatttggtgagccataattttttgtcttccgttgcaacgcacgggtatatTTGCTAGTAAGTATATAATATGCAAAGAATCCCTCGCTTGGTAGTTTCCTTTCTTTCCTACCACGCAATCAATCTCTTGCTTACTTAAAACTAAAAGTAGAGTAAAAATAGGAGAGCCAAAATTTACACTTGCTAAATCCTTCTTTGACTTTGCTAGGCTTACGGAAGGATTCTCACACGATAGCTTTTACGGACTGATGTGTGAACTTATGATTGAAGAAGATTAGGGAGGAGGGAGACCCACCCCTGAAAATCATAGATCGATTGGTGAGAAATGTGTTCTTAAAATCAATCCGTGCGAGTCTTTCCGTAAGTGCAGCATTTTTTATCCTTCTTTGGTCCTAAAGTGCGCAATGCTACATCTACGGAAAGTTCCTTACGGACCACACAGTTGCTAAATCCTTCCTTATTCTTTTTTGTGTGTAATGCTACATCTACAGGGAGTGAGCCTTGGTTGGCACATGGTGCTTAAGGATTTCTCTTCTATTAAAAAATGCCTCGAAGGGCTAACCTTGGAAGGTCTTTTCTTTTTGAAATCAAGGTGAGTTTAGCATTTTCGTTCTAAAATTGACTCCTAATACAACATCCTTGTTAAGTCACGCTACTTTTGTAATAGCAACCTTTGGATTCATTAGTGTCACATGTTGAAACATTTGATTTACAATGGTGCCAACACAAGATTCATGGGAAGTGTCAATTATGTCCATGAGGGGTTGCAAATTCGTGATGACGGCCATCGGGGAGACAGTTCAAATGACAGGATGTGATGATGAGTGGCAATGCTATAAGCAAATAGTGAATGTGCCTGCAAGCTAGTTGTGGTCCAAATCAACAGTGAATGCGGAAGTTGAAGTATTGTAAGGGGGTTGTGACTGAAAATCAAGTACGCAAGAATAAAGTAAAAGTACAAGAGAATAATGGAAATGATGAAATCTGTAATAGGGCTAACACGTTCTCAGTGAATTCGGATCCACCACTAGTATGTGTGTTACGTGATTGCGCAAATACATAATTTTATGTTTAGAATCCACCTCAAATGTTTTTATTAGTGAATGGAGCCAACATAGATACATGCATACATCCAGTAGCTGTGTGTCACATACGTCACCATCGTTCCTCCCCACATTCAGGTCACGAAAACAAGATTAAGAGTTTCCCCGTGGACGCGAATAAATGTGGTCTCCGTTAATCCCCTATTAGAGATCAAGGAAGGAGGGAAGTATCTTCTGTCATCATAGTACCTGATCAACCCACCATCGCAACAATAGTAATATCCTTCTCGTCCATAAAGGCAAATGTAGTGTGACGGACTTCACATAACATCGGGAAGAATATTAACATAAACATATAGAAGATAATCGTGTATCTTATCGATGTTCAGCTGATACACATACTACTAGGGTTCCTCCATATCTTAGAAAGCTTTGGGGCTTACTCGGACAAGGAGACAACTAGCATCATCAAAATGGCCAGGACAATAATAGATGAAGGATTAGTGTAACAAACGTATGAATGCACACTAGGCCTTGGTATTACAGAGAAATGAATGGGGTGTTGGTGATGAGGACGTGGATGATAATGATGAAGGTTGATGCCGGAGTATCCTTGATTGGGTGGATGGCGTGATTGTGTCCTTCTTCCCATTCCCTCTCTGGAAGTTGCTTCGTATAGTATCAAAGTTGCTTACAAAAGAAACTCATCAAAACATACTCATATGGGGTCAAATGCAAAGAGCTCGCCGCGAGGGTTTCAACGATGAGGATGGATTGTAAATTTCGTGCCTGGTTGAATAGTCATAGCATTTTGAATTGTTTCATGAATAAAATAATTGTCAAAACAACAGTGATACAAATGCAATGCATGTTGAGTTTGTGTCAAGTTGGGTTACATTTGGACTTGATATTGTACTAGCATGGGTAGGATACAGTTAATGCCAGTGTTGGACATGTTGTACCCTTGCCCTAGGAAGGGATAGGTAGCACGCAAGGGCGGGGAACGCAACCCCTTTTTTTGGCTTTCGACTTTCAATCTTTCATATCTTTTGAACCATAAGTTCAAATTTAGTTTCGTTTGCATATTTGTGTTTCTGGCGATGAGAGTTTCAAATGAGATCCATTCTAAATATGTTTACGAGTTTTTGAAACTTCATTAAGTTTTAACTTCTGAAACTTGGTATGAGCGGTCGACAAAATCGCAAGGTTCAGAACCTAAGACCGACAAGATTGTAAGTTTCACAAACTAAAACTTAAAATTTGTCGTGCCTCATGCGGGATCGAATGACTTCATGGATCACGAGGCAATCGGGTGGCTGACACGGTTGGGCAGGTGCGTGCCTCTGCACCTGCGTGCCCCTGCAAGTTTCCACCCCTAGCTTTCTATATAATGATGGGGCACCCCAAGTTATAAATCCATGACAAAAAAGGCTCCACCGAATGCGGATCGCCTCCAGGCGACGGCTGACGCTGGCACCAgggtggtcgccggcgacgatGCCAGGTATTGAATCTAGGTTCTCATGCCTGGATACGGCTGATGCTGTCGATGCGCCACAAGTGGGGGAAGTCTTCGCTATTGATGACTCTTCTGCGCAATCTACTGTGGTACGTCGGAGGAAGACCGATGAAAAGCTGGCCGCCGAGTTTTGGGCGGACATTGGCTACCCGACGCCGGCGTCGAGGGTGTGGGAGAGATCGTCAACTCGACGGAAAGGTGAGGTTTTTCGTGTGTGCAGGTCGGAGGCGCGCGGGGATTCGAACTCCAAGGAGGTTGCGGCGAACTCCGCCTCGACCGGGTCGGAGGTGCACGGGGATTCCTACCCGAAGGCGGATGCGGCAAACTCCAACTCGATTGGGCCGGAGGTTTCACCAAGGATGCCGGCTGCGGATATGCGAGGTGTCGTCGGGGTGCCGGCTTGGTCTAGGGCGCTCGTCAAGCCGTGGGTCGGTTCGACCCCGCCTCCTCAGGTATCACCTCTTCGAACGCTCGGCGACCTGTTACCGCATGCATGTCGCGGCGAGGAGAAAGCTTCGCCGCGAACCAGTTCGCGGGCGTTCACTCTTGGACCGCCAGAGCGGGGTGCCTCGTCGAGCGCTACTCCCGATTCGGTGATTGCGGCGGGGCCACATCAGACTCAGGACCAGACATATCCTAGGCGTTCACTTCGAATGGTTAATCTAAACCGTTTGCTTGGGCACTTGTGGAACCAGACGGAGAAAGTTGTGAACCCTAATTTCATTCGCTCCTTCGCGTCCGTCGTCCGCTTTCCTGTTATGACGCGAGGCGATCCGGCAGCACCGCCCCGCCTCAACTCTGGTTACCATGCCCGCTCAACTCCTGGCTCCGCCCAGCCGCCCGATCCTAGTCCGCCAGGAGGAGCCCCGGGGCTTTACTCCTGGGGTTTATCAGCTGGTGCAGCCGACGCAGCCACTTGCACTGCCGGGATGCTTGGCGCCGGCGCAACAACAATTAGTCTACCAGCCGTCAGTGTAACACCAACAAGTCTACCaggtgtcactacaaaaaaaagacacatccgtgacattttgggccgaacgaattttttttctgtcatacatatgacacttctatgacgataattgtgacaaaacccggtatcatcatagatgtggtgggctcctacttctatgacaaaaaatcatgacagaaaatgggcttttcatcctgggcgggccggagacgcagctgcatgacattctttgggtcgtccatgacggaaaaaaccgtggtagaagcgagagggaggaaaatttcggggagttcccggttacggtgggaggtcgggggccgagcgatgcgcgtttctcttgtacacgtacgcgtgtgtgtgcgaggcgttgactctaactgaaccctagcgaggcgttgggctctaactgaacccgagcgattgcactgcaggctacgcgttactgaacccgagcgatcgatcgatgactgttaactgaacccaatcgagcgattccttcgctactgctaccaaCTGAAGCCGANNNNNNNNNNNNNNNNNNNNNNNNNNNNNNNNNNNNNNNNNNNNNNNNNNNNNNNNNNNNNNNNNNNNNNNNNNNNNNNNNNNNNNNNNNNNNNNNNNNNNNNNNNNNNNNNNNNNNNNNNNNNNNNNNNNNNNNNNNNNNNNNNNNNNNNNNNNNNNNNNNNNNNNNNNNNNNNNNNNNNNNNNNNNNNNNNNNNNNNNNNNNNNNNNNNNNNNNNNNNNNNNNNNNNNNNNNNNNNNNNNNNNNNNNNNNNNNNNNNNNNNNNNNNNNNNNNNNNNNNNNNNNNNNNNNNNNNNNNNNNNNNNNNNNNNNNNNNNNNNNNNNNNNNNNNNNNNNNNNNNNNNNNNNNNNNNNNNNNNNNNNNNNNNNNNNNNNNNNNNNNNNNNNNNNNNNNNNNNNNNNNNNNNNNNNNNNNNNNNNNNNNNNNNNNNNNNNNNNNNNNNNNNNNNNNNNNNNNNNNNNNNNNNNNNNNNNNNNNNNNNNNNNNNNNNNNNNNNNNNNNNNNNNNNNNNNNNNNNNNNNNNNNNNNNNNNNNNNNNNNNNNNNNNNNNNNNNNNNNNNNNNNNNNNNNNNNNNNNNNNNNNNNNNNNNNNNNNNNNNNNNNNNNNNNNNNNNNNNNNNNNNNNNNNNNNNNNNNNNNNNNNNNNNNNNcggtacgacacacccctcccgatcaacaggacccccgtttcgaccgttggaggtccgtttcctccgttttgcggtacgccacacccctcccaatcaataggacccccatttcgactgtaggaggtccgtttcctccgttttgcggtacgccagacccctcccgatgaacaggatcccgtttcgaacgtggccggtcgaacacaaggctgtttcctccgttttgcggtacgccaggcctcatttccattgcctattccgtccaagccctcccgatgagcacgaccacacattccgttccgaccgagccggttggctcccacacgttctgttgccttccgatgaacacggcgcattccgttgcctccccatgaacacgatgcattccgttgcctccccatgaacacgacgacgatgctatttctcagttccgacccagccatgtacacgagccctggccgtacgtatgcgcgagtaggcgttcgagaacctgcccgtatgtacgtatgtggccgtatttctttcttgcatcctggccgttgtacgtacgtgtacatgctacgtgcgcgcctctactacgacacctacgcgcctctactacgacacgtacgcgcctctactacgacacgtacgcgcctctactacgacacgtgtgtgcctctacatcgaccagtatatatgtacgtacacgttcgctaccagaatgacaacgctacgtacgcttcgaccaggtgggtcccgactgtcaggcacttccttgcctgtgaagatgtagctggtgggtcccagcagtcaggggggggggaatcattttgtttttttgcccggacgcacttctttgcgtgcaaagatgtagctgctgggtcccagcagtcaggggaatcgttttgttttgttttttgaccggacgcacttccttgcgtgcgaagatgtagctggtgggtcccagcagtcagggggacgaatcgtttttttcggacgcacttccttgcgtgcgaagatgtagctggtgggtcccagcagtcaggggggcgaatcgttgttttggacgcacttccttgtgtgcgaagatgtagctggtgggtcctagcagtcagggggaaaagttttttccacgaaatacagcggcccgtccggtaggtccccgctgccaggtggaggaataattattttgcgcgtaataacgaggcacttccttgctgcggccgtggacccagctgtcagcctctccacgtacagtccacgtccgatggaagccattccttgaccacgttgaccatgccgcgccgagagcaccagggtggtggacaacggtgaggcctaggaaggggacgacgcggagccggggaagacgcggcagtggatgcccacgcgtagaggagtatgagggttcactcattcggctgcggtgtgaggctgccgtcgccgcagaataatagggggtgtgggtgcgtagagggatggcctggccagcgttgggagtagtagggggtggtgaggcctccgtggcatcacagccgtccacgggcggcaggagcaggcggcacgaccgacgccgctttgggtggctggagcaagaagaccagaggttgaagaagcactacgaccattggatggacatcgtacggtcactggagctagaatcgttcatatattgactaaagttgacaaaggcctccgtcccagtcaacttagtaggcccacaagtcagcctcccaccaaggtgggtcccaggtagcagggggtattcattttttgtgcgtaacaag
This portion of the Triticum dicoccoides isolate Atlit2015 ecotype Zavitan chromosome 7A, WEW_v2.0, whole genome shotgun sequence genome encodes:
- the LOC119328999 gene encoding FHA domain-containing protein FHA2-like; protein product: MPNVKSAAGAGAIPAGSSVGDGEVEAGFAKLQGEDFEYYMQTYSIMLGRNSKKSTVDVDLSSLGGGMNISRHHARIFYDFQRRRFALDVIGKNGCLVEGVLHLPGNPPVKLDSQDLLQIGDKKFYFLLPTRSIFASFAARQAPVIPPQIPPLAYARPGHPRVPDFHDRFSEGDYGRDSDDIGNGVGEGGMKGKLKRTKKSPGDLDIYGGHRINVEAIGTLGEDNRSEIRSRGDKDVDNQHLQTEEKEVVSSVATVLSDLCGPGEWMPMKTLHTELMDQFGNVWHHSRVRKYLTADDWSVIEAKGRPWYGLLGLLRKYPEHFVINTKSKGRAISEFVSLVSLLS